A genomic region of Conger conger chromosome 6, fConCon1.1, whole genome shotgun sequence contains the following coding sequences:
- the LOC133131549 gene encoding mesoderm posterior protein 2-like has protein sequence MDAALSQFLLQETRAPGCGATLEQACSGSDPGYHSACGSLSPASSVDSLCLSPPPADSLVFSAAATETGPRPAPTARPARPSRSRYPGHKRQSASEREKLRMRDLTKALQRLNAYLPPSLAPTGQTLTKIQTLRLTISYIAQLSAQLEGVPSQACPELSPSCSGAQEDDQRSFCQSTEQAAVFQPALSHSMDQYSCLRQPYQVFPLLLHL, from the exons ATGGATGCAGCactctcccagttcctgctccAGGAGACCCGGGCCCCGGGGTGCGGGGCCACGTTGGAGCAGGCCTGCTCGGGCTCTGACCCCGGGTACCACAGCGCCTGTGGCAGCCTCTCCCCGGCCTCGTCCGTGGACtcgctctgcctctctccccctcccgccGACAGCCTGGTGTTCAGTGCCGCTGCCACGGAGACGGGGCCAAGGCCTGCACCCACGGCCCGGCCCGCCAGGCCCTCCCGGTCCCGCTACCCAGGCCACAAGCGGCAGAGCGCCAGCGAGCGGGAGAAGCTCCGGATGAGGGACCTGACCAAGGCCCTGCAGCGGCTCAACGCctacctgcccccctccctggccCCCACCGGCCAGACCCTCACCAAGATCCAGACCCTGCGTCTCACCATCAGCTACATCGCTCAGCTCTCGGCCCAGCTGGAGGGGGTCCCTTCCCAGGCATGCCCagagctctctccctcctgctctggAGCCCAGGAGGACGACCAGCGATCATTCTGCCAATCCACAGAGCAAGCCGCTGTGTTCCAGCCAGCTCTTTCTCACTCGATGGATCAGTACTCCTGTCTGCGCCAGCCTTACCAG gtgttTCCCCTGCTGTTACACCTGTGa